In the Burkholderia cenocepacia genome, one interval contains:
- a CDS encoding MarR family winged helix-turn-helix transcriptional regulator, with amino-acid sequence MTDTRRALAKSDFQQLSEFRYQMRRFERFSERAAQSEGVTPLQYLLLLHIKGYPHREWATIGELAERLQAQHHGVVALVTRCEALGLVKRKPSEADRRQVEVHLEPAGETLLARLAAMHRAELKSLKGAFQVPQIDS; translated from the coding sequence ATGACCGATACCCGACGCGCGCTGGCGAAAAGCGATTTTCAGCAACTGTCCGAGTTCCGCTACCAGATGCGCCGCTTCGAGCGCTTCTCCGAACGCGCCGCGCAAAGCGAAGGCGTGACGCCGCTGCAATACCTGCTGCTGCTGCACATCAAGGGCTATCCGCATCGCGAATGGGCGACCATCGGCGAGCTCGCGGAACGCCTGCAGGCGCAGCACCACGGCGTCGTGGCGCTGGTGACGCGCTGCGAAGCGCTCGGGCTCGTGAAGCGCAAGCCGAGCGAAGCCGACCGCCGTCAGGTCGAAGTCCACCTCGAACCGGCCGGCGAAACGCTGCTCGCCCGTCTCGCAGCCATGCATCGCGCCGAGCTGAAGTCGCTCAAGGGCGCGTTCCAGGTTCCCCAGATCGATTCCTGA
- a CDS encoding chloride channel protein produces MNAAPHKRDFSTNERLPRIALLAAGIGLLSTLAAFVLLSLIHLFTNLFFFRQFSFAEHSPATNTLGAWVIAVPVIGGLIVGLMARFGSEKIRGHGIPEAIEAILFGKSRMSPKVAILKPLSSGVVIGSGGPFGAEGPIIMTGGALGSLIAQCVHVTAAERKTLLVAGAAAGMTAVFGTPVAAVLLAVELLLFEWRPRSFLPVALACAVAGFARAVFFGVDPLFPLTTAAPTPVALLSCIVAGLLSGMLACGLSAALYRVEDTFAKLPVHWMWWPALGAIVIGIGGWLEPRALGVGYDVIGDLLHQHIALKIALALLVVKAVMWVIALGSGTSGGVLAPLLMLGAGLGTVLSPVLPGGDPALWPLVCMAATLGATLGAPLTAIVFAFGLTHDANALLPLLAATLIAHGFATVVMKRSIMTEKIARRGYHIYREYGVDPLERHDIGEVMTSADRLVVIDGAATLDTVETQYFGTTQTHRAYPVVQNGRLLGLVDRATLDAQRARARADTPISATFANRAPAVALAHETCRVVASRLAMLGLERLPVVADEQSLRITGIVSRSDLIKPALQHFDDEHKRERFRPVVPVNLRDFGSRKAG; encoded by the coding sequence ATGAACGCCGCCCCACACAAACGCGATTTCTCGACCAACGAACGCCTGCCCCGGATCGCGTTGCTGGCCGCCGGGATCGGCCTGCTCAGCACGCTTGCCGCGTTCGTGCTGTTGAGCCTGATCCACCTGTTCACGAACCTGTTCTTCTTCCGGCAGTTCTCGTTCGCCGAGCATTCGCCCGCGACCAACACGCTGGGCGCATGGGTGATCGCGGTCCCGGTGATCGGCGGGCTCATCGTCGGCTTGATGGCGCGTTTCGGCTCGGAGAAGATCCGCGGCCACGGCATTCCGGAAGCGATCGAGGCGATCCTGTTCGGCAAGAGCCGCATGTCGCCGAAGGTCGCGATCCTCAAGCCGCTGTCGTCCGGCGTCGTGATCGGCAGCGGCGGCCCGTTCGGCGCCGAAGGCCCGATCATCATGACGGGCGGCGCGCTCGGTTCGCTGATCGCGCAATGCGTGCACGTGACCGCCGCCGAACGCAAGACGCTGCTCGTCGCAGGCGCGGCCGCCGGCATGACGGCCGTGTTCGGCACGCCGGTGGCCGCCGTGCTGCTCGCGGTCGAGCTGCTGCTGTTCGAATGGCGTCCGCGCAGTTTCCTGCCGGTCGCGCTGGCATGCGCGGTGGCGGGCTTCGCACGCGCGGTGTTCTTCGGCGTCGATCCGCTGTTTCCGCTGACGACCGCCGCGCCGACGCCCGTCGCGCTGCTGTCGTGCATCGTCGCCGGCCTGCTGTCCGGCATGCTCGCGTGCGGCCTGTCGGCGGCGCTCTACCGCGTAGAAGACACCTTCGCGAAACTGCCCGTGCACTGGATGTGGTGGCCGGCGCTCGGCGCGATCGTGATCGGCATCGGCGGCTGGCTCGAACCGCGCGCGCTCGGGGTCGGCTACGACGTGATCGGCGACCTGCTGCACCAGCACATCGCGCTGAAGATCGCGCTCGCACTGCTGGTCGTGAAAGCCGTGATGTGGGTGATCGCGCTCGGCTCCGGCACCTCGGGCGGGGTGCTCGCTCCGTTGCTGATGCTCGGCGCAGGCCTCGGCACCGTGCTGTCGCCGGTGCTGCCGGGCGGCGATCCGGCGCTGTGGCCGCTCGTGTGCATGGCCGCGACGCTCGGCGCGACGCTCGGCGCCCCGCTCACCGCGATCGTGTTCGCGTTCGGCCTCACGCACGACGCCAATGCGCTGCTGCCGCTGCTCGCCGCGACGCTCATCGCGCACGGCTTCGCGACCGTCGTGATGAAGCGCTCGATCATGACGGAAAAGATCGCGCGCCGCGGCTATCACATCTATCGCGAATACGGCGTCGATCCGCTCGAGCGGCACGACATCGGCGAAGTGATGACGTCGGCCGATCGGCTCGTCGTGATCGACGGCGCGGCGACGCTCGACACCGTCGAGACGCAGTACTTCGGCACGACGCAGACGCACCGCGCGTACCCGGTCGTGCAGAACGGCCGCCTGCTCGGCCTGGTCGACCGTGCAACGCTCGATGCCCAGCGCGCGCGGGCCCGCGCCGACACACCGATCTCGGCCACGTTCGCCAACCGCGCACCGGCCGTCGCGCTGGCGCACGAAACCTGCCGTGTCGTCGCGTCGCGCCTCGCGATGCTCGGCCTCGAACGCCTGCCGGTGGTCGCCGACGAGCAATCGCTGCGCATCACGGGCATCGTGTCGCGCAGCGACCTGATCAAGCCGGCGCTCCAGCACTTCGACGACGAACACAAGCGCGAGCGCTTCCGTCCGGTCGTCCCGGTCAACCTGCGCGACTTCGGTTCGCGCAAGGCCGGCTGA
- a CDS encoding pyrimidine/purine nucleoside phosphorylase: protein MTSATQFDNVSVVKRANVYFDGKCVSHTVLFPDGTRKTLGVILPCALNFGTDAPELMEVQAGKCRVKLDGSSEWQTYGAGESFSVPGKSRFDIEVLETLDYVCSYL, encoded by the coding sequence ATGACCAGTGCAACCCAATTCGACAACGTATCGGTCGTCAAGCGCGCGAACGTCTATTTCGACGGCAAGTGCGTGTCGCATACCGTGCTCTTCCCGGACGGCACGCGCAAGACGCTCGGCGTGATCCTGCCGTGCGCGCTCAACTTCGGCACGGATGCGCCCGAATTGATGGAAGTGCAGGCCGGCAAGTGCCGCGTGAAGCTCGACGGCAGCAGCGAATGGCAGACCTACGGCGCCGGCGAATCGTTCTCGGTGCCGGGCAAGAGCCGTTTCGACATCGAAGTGCTCGAGACGCTCGATTACGTCTGCAGCTACCTGTAA
- a CDS encoding LysR substrate-binding domain-containing protein yields MKYHQLKAFVTAAEEGSIRAAARRLNVSPAALTKAVKELEIALGVSLVVRTARGVQLTAFGQQLQVRARLIVAEMQRARDDIEQAQGAMTGSVAAAITPAAAVTILPDAFRAFRRRFPVARVNLVEGFPGVALPRLHDGSLDFAVAVVVPELLAAEFDHAELYASRSLIVARKGHPLASATSLADLVEADWLMNPSPESSTQVLFNSFVAYGLPVPARVVECPSFGLAHSLMTGCDLIASMPEQLLQGEWARDQLAVLPIRERLPAVSVQVVTRRDSPLTPAAAMLLDCLRDSARRKGLR; encoded by the coding sequence ATGAAATACCATCAGCTGAAAGCGTTCGTCACCGCCGCCGAGGAAGGCAGCATTCGCGCGGCCGCGCGGCGCCTGAACGTGTCGCCGGCCGCGCTGACGAAGGCGGTCAAGGAGCTGGAAATCGCGCTCGGCGTATCGCTCGTCGTGCGTACCGCGCGCGGTGTGCAGCTCACGGCGTTCGGCCAGCAACTGCAGGTGCGCGCGCGGCTGATCGTCGCCGAAATGCAGCGCGCCCGCGACGACATCGAGCAGGCGCAGGGCGCAATGACGGGTTCCGTCGCGGCGGCGATCACGCCCGCGGCGGCGGTGACGATCCTGCCTGACGCATTCCGCGCATTCCGGCGCCGCTTTCCGGTCGCGCGCGTCAATCTGGTCGAAGGGTTTCCGGGCGTCGCGCTGCCGCGCCTGCACGACGGTTCGCTCGATTTCGCGGTGGCCGTCGTCGTGCCCGAACTGCTGGCCGCCGAGTTCGATCATGCGGAGCTCTACGCGAGCCGCTCGCTGATCGTCGCGCGCAAAGGGCATCCGCTCGCGTCGGCCACGTCGCTCGCCGATCTCGTCGAGGCCGACTGGTTGATGAATCCGTCGCCGGAAAGCTCCACGCAGGTGCTGTTCAACTCGTTCGTCGCGTACGGGCTGCCGGTGCCCGCGCGTGTCGTCGAATGCCCGAGCTTCGGTCTTGCGCACAGCCTGATGACCGGTTGCGACCTGATCGCATCGATGCCCGAGCAATTGCTGCAAGGCGAGTGGGCGCGCGATCAGCTCGCGGTGCTGCCGATTCGCGAGCGCTTGCCGGCCGTATCGGTGCAGGTCGTTACGCGCCGCGACAGCCCGCTGACGCCGGCCGCGGCGATGCTGCTCGATTGCCTGCGAGATTCCGCGCGACGCAAGGGGCTGCGATGA
- a CDS encoding M20 aminoacylase family protein yields MLQAVNPVIPGIAAIAPELVEVRRRIHAHPELAFEETLTSDLVAELLTGWGYDVHRGIGKTGVVGVLREGQGTRTVGLRADMDALPLAETTGLPYASRHANKMHACGHDGHTAMLLCAARHLAATRQFSGTLHLIFQPAEENFGGAKAMMDDGLFDRFPCDAIFAIHNMPGRAAGDMAFRTGAAMASADRVTITLRGVGGHGAMPHFARDPMSAAGSIMVALQTIVAREVDAQHAAVITVGSVQAGETFNIIPETVVMKLSVRALNADVRALLARRIEALAKGQAESFGVTAEVDYDYGYPVLVNHAEPTAFAADVARQMLGAERVETDAAPLMGSEDFAFMLEARPGCYAFIGNGIGSKGGCMVHNPGYDFNDDILAIGASYWVRVAEAWLAA; encoded by the coding sequence ATGCTGCAAGCCGTGAACCCCGTCATCCCCGGCATCGCCGCGATCGCCCCCGAGCTCGTCGAGGTGCGCCGCCGCATCCACGCCCATCCCGAACTCGCATTCGAAGAGACGCTCACGAGCGACCTCGTCGCCGAGTTGCTCACCGGTTGGGGTTACGACGTGCATCGCGGCATCGGCAAGACGGGCGTGGTCGGCGTGCTGCGCGAAGGGCAAGGCACGCGCACGGTCGGGCTGCGCGCCGACATGGACGCGCTGCCGCTCGCGGAAACCACGGGCCTGCCGTACGCGAGCCGCCACGCGAACAAGATGCACGCATGCGGCCATGACGGACACACCGCGATGCTGCTGTGCGCGGCGCGCCATCTCGCGGCGACGCGTCAGTTCTCCGGCACGCTGCACCTGATCTTCCAGCCGGCCGAGGAAAATTTCGGCGGCGCGAAGGCGATGATGGACGACGGCCTGTTCGACCGTTTCCCGTGCGACGCGATCTTCGCGATCCACAACATGCCGGGCCGCGCGGCCGGCGACATGGCGTTCCGCACCGGCGCCGCGATGGCGTCGGCCGACCGCGTGACGATCACGCTGCGCGGCGTCGGCGGTCACGGCGCGATGCCGCATTTCGCGCGCGATCCGATGTCCGCCGCGGGCAGCATCATGGTCGCGCTGCAGACGATCGTCGCGCGCGAGGTCGACGCGCAGCACGCGGCGGTGATCACGGTCGGCAGCGTACAGGCCGGCGAAACCTTCAACATCATTCCCGAAACCGTCGTGATGAAACTGTCGGTGCGCGCGCTGAACGCCGACGTGCGCGCGCTGCTCGCGCGCCGCATCGAAGCGCTCGCGAAAGGCCAGGCGGAAAGTTTCGGCGTCACCGCGGAAGTCGACTACGACTACGGCTACCCGGTGCTCGTCAATCACGCGGAACCGACCGCGTTCGCAGCCGACGTCGCGCGGCAGATGCTCGGCGCGGAACGCGTCGAAACCGACGCCGCGCCGTTGATGGGCAGCGAGGATTTCGCGTTCATGCTCGAAGCGCGCCCCGGCTGCTACGCGTTCATCGGCAACGGGATCGGCAGCAAGGGCGGCTGCATGGTGCACAACCCCGGCTACGACTTCAACGACGACATCCTCGCGATCGGCGCGAGCTACTGGGTTCGCGTCGCCGAAGCCTGGCTCGCGGCCTGA
- a CDS encoding MFS transporter yields METSALPFAGTPVDARAAAKKRRLIAAAAVGNALEFYDFTVYSFFALLIGKLFFPVHSSFGQLMLAVASFGVGFVTRPLGGLVIGMYADRAGRKKAMILTLLLMALGTATIAVAPTFAQIGIAAPLLLVLARLLQGFASGGEVGASTTLLLEQAPQHRRGFYASFQFSSQGLAALAGALTGVALTSTLSAAQLESWGWRVPFIIGTLFVPLGYWLRRTVEEVPAAVPSPATGHDEPVASLPLADVLRHHGKAVFAGLGVTIGGTSIHYIIVFYMAIYGVQVLHLPTWLSMTAGCVAGAILMLVTPIGGHLSDVFGRNRIVWWTRIVLMAAIYPAFVALNRWPGAASLLSIIAALSIVHAINIGATGAMLGELFPRAVRATGGALVYSVGVAIFGGFAQFFVTWLIAATGNPNAPAWYAIGCGAMTLLAIRCMDEKAGKLLD; encoded by the coding sequence ATGGAAACGTCCGCCCTTCCGTTCGCCGGCACGCCGGTCGATGCCCGCGCCGCCGCGAAGAAGCGCCGGCTGATCGCGGCCGCCGCCGTCGGCAACGCGCTCGAGTTCTACGACTTCACGGTCTACAGCTTCTTCGCGCTCCTGATCGGCAAGCTGTTCTTTCCCGTGCATTCGTCGTTCGGGCAGTTGATGCTCGCGGTCGCGAGCTTCGGGGTCGGCTTCGTCACGCGTCCGCTCGGCGGGCTCGTGATCGGGATGTATGCGGACCGCGCCGGCCGCAAGAAGGCGATGATCCTCACGCTGCTGCTGATGGCGCTCGGCACCGCGACGATCGCGGTCGCACCGACCTTCGCGCAGATCGGCATCGCCGCGCCGCTGCTGCTCGTGCTCGCACGGCTGCTGCAGGGGTTCGCGTCGGGCGGCGAAGTCGGCGCATCGACGACGCTGCTGCTCGAACAGGCGCCGCAGCATCGTCGCGGCTTCTATGCGTCGTTCCAGTTCTCGAGCCAGGGGCTCGCCGCGCTCGCGGGCGCGCTCACCGGCGTGGCGCTGACGTCGACGCTGAGTGCCGCGCAACTCGAAAGCTGGGGCTGGCGCGTGCCGTTCATCATCGGCACGCTGTTCGTGCCGCTCGGCTACTGGCTGCGCCGCACCGTCGAGGAAGTGCCTGCGGCGGTGCCCTCGCCCGCCACCGGGCACGACGAGCCGGTCGCATCGCTGCCGCTCGCCGACGTACTGCGCCATCACGGCAAGGCCGTGTTCGCGGGCCTCGGCGTGACGATCGGCGGCACATCGATCCATTACATCATCGTGTTCTACATGGCGATCTACGGCGTGCAGGTGCTGCACCTGCCGACCTGGCTGTCGATGACGGCCGGCTGCGTCGCCGGGGCGATCCTGATGCTCGTGACGCCGATCGGCGGCCACCTGTCCGACGTGTTCGGGCGCAACCGGATCGTCTGGTGGACGCGCATCGTGCTGATGGCCGCGATCTATCCGGCGTTCGTCGCGCTGAACCGCTGGCCGGGCGCCGCGTCGCTGCTGTCGATCATCGCCGCGCTGTCGATCGTGCATGCGATCAACATCGGTGCGACCGGCGCGATGCTCGGCGAGTTGTTTCCGCGGGCCGTGCGTGCGACCGGCGGTGCGCTCGTGTATAGCGTCGGCGTCGCGATCTTCGGCGGCTTCGCGCAGTTCTTCGTCACGTGGTTGATCGCGGCAACCGGGAATCCGAATGCGCCGGCATGGTATGCGATCGGGTGTGGTGCGATGACGCTGCTTGCGATTCGGTGCATGGACGAGAAGGCCGGGAAGCTGCTGGATTGA
- a CDS encoding cysteine hydrolase family protein: MSEAPSPKRALLVIDMQIGLFHGDDRPHDGERVLANINRLICRAHESGAPVFAVRHTGPAGSPIAPDAPLAALLPELAIDTARDIVFDKTRPNCFAGTRLAEWLHAAGIGEIVIAGMKTQYCVDTTCRAAGDLGFRAVLVADAHTCMETLALPAERIVAHHNATLGGPFATLTTTEACVF, encoded by the coding sequence ATGTCCGAAGCCCCTTCCCCGAAACGAGCGCTGCTCGTGATCGACATGCAGATCGGGTTGTTTCATGGCGATGATCGTCCGCATGACGGCGAACGTGTGCTGGCCAACATCAATCGGCTGATTTGCCGCGCGCATGAGAGCGGTGCGCCCGTGTTCGCCGTGCGTCACACCGGCCCGGCCGGCTCGCCGATCGCGCCCGACGCGCCGCTGGCCGCGCTGCTGCCGGAGCTTGCGATCGATACCGCTCGCGACATCGTGTTCGACAAGACGCGGCCGAACTGCTTCGCGGGCACGCGACTCGCCGAGTGGTTGCATGCAGCCGGTATCGGCGAGATCGTGATTGCGGGGATGAAGACGCAGTACTGCGTCGATACGACGTGCCGTGCGGCCGGCGATCTCGGCTTTCGCGCGGTGCTCGTGGCCGATGCGCATACCTGCATGGAGACGCTCGCGCTGCCGGCCGAGCGGATCGTCGCGCATCATAATGCGACGCTGGGCGGGCCGTTTGCGACGCTGACGACGACCGAGGCGTGCGTGTTTTGA
- the tssF gene encoding type VI secretion system baseplate subunit TssF codes for MDNTTHVVTCRGLTTLDMHDKLRGYYEQELTKLEDQFATFSNKYPRIAARLNFTGGQTDDPHVQRMMQAFALIAAEIRASLDDGAPMFTEALLHVLHPHYLRPFPACSIARLDPTKDLPDKPVVLPRGMELTSRGGEVRFRTAYDVTLAPIRIASARFSRSIVAPAHVALPPNTTSIISIAIESAAAPLGAVSPDVLRIHLTGARQSVVALLDTVLLRVRSTFIEADDSGRWMPIAGIPVKPVGFGPADMLLPPPQTSPLIQPLLEHVGFPDKFDFLDVHLHRCLQPAQMDRARRITLHLAIDGVHADSRIAQALAPLSADNLRLFCTPIVNLFAQAGVKSSRGEIVADYPLVPKPNRPAMRGIYSIDAVRDPSDGTDIPPLNAWKAGTGERFWLARHDPYAATHRPGCETLLVLLRADGTAAAKMPLQLSADLTCTNRDWPSRMRIGSPNGDLKNENDQVPCRITLLKQPTPTYSASREAEAQWRVIALTTANLTQLTREGWPDFVKLMRQLAPKDRRAEHVGAISFVKRSVVERLLAIKPHSALVRGFEIVMAADENAFIENSMGALILQLDLYLSRYAPANSFTQLVVLSKNDGSLIVRCPMRPGIAPLL; via the coding sequence TTGGACAATACGACGCACGTCGTGACCTGCAGAGGCCTGACGACGTTGGATATGCACGACAAGTTGCGCGGCTACTATGAACAGGAACTGACGAAGCTGGAGGATCAGTTCGCAACTTTCTCCAACAAGTATCCACGAATAGCCGCCCGCCTGAACTTTACAGGCGGACAGACGGACGACCCACACGTCCAGCGAATGATGCAGGCGTTCGCGCTGATCGCGGCCGAAATCCGGGCCAGCCTGGACGATGGCGCACCGATGTTCACCGAAGCGCTGCTTCACGTCCTGCACCCGCACTATCTGCGACCGTTCCCGGCATGCTCGATAGCTCGTCTCGATCCGACCAAGGATTTGCCCGACAAACCGGTCGTCTTGCCGCGTGGGATGGAACTCACGTCGCGCGGCGGCGAAGTGCGCTTTCGAACCGCCTATGACGTCACGCTTGCGCCGATCCGCATCGCAAGTGCTCGATTCTCCCGCAGCATCGTCGCACCGGCACACGTGGCCTTGCCGCCGAACACAACCAGCATCATTTCTATCGCCATCGAGTCGGCCGCCGCCCCGCTCGGGGCGGTTTCGCCCGACGTGCTGCGCATCCACCTTACCGGCGCGCGCCAAAGCGTCGTGGCGCTGCTGGATACGGTCCTGCTGCGTGTCCGGAGCACATTTATTGAAGCGGACGACAGCGGACGGTGGATGCCAATTGCGGGGATACCAGTCAAACCAGTCGGGTTCGGCCCGGCCGACATGCTGCTGCCGCCGCCTCAAACCTCACCGCTCATTCAACCGCTGCTCGAACACGTCGGATTTCCAGACAAGTTCGATTTCCTTGACGTTCATTTACACCGATGTCTTCAGCCCGCCCAAATGGACCGTGCGCGGCGCATCACCCTCCATCTCGCAATTGACGGCGTGCACGCCGATTCGCGCATCGCGCAGGCGCTCGCGCCGCTATCGGCGGACAACCTCCGGTTGTTCTGCACGCCAATCGTGAACCTGTTTGCGCAAGCGGGCGTCAAGTCGTCGCGCGGCGAAATCGTCGCGGACTACCCCCTTGTACCGAAGCCGAACCGGCCGGCCATGCGTGGCATCTATTCGATTGATGCGGTTCGCGACCCGTCAGACGGGACCGACATTCCGCCGCTGAACGCGTGGAAAGCGGGAACCGGCGAACGGTTCTGGCTCGCGCGTCACGATCCCTACGCGGCAACCCATCGTCCCGGATGTGAAACGTTGCTCGTACTGTTACGTGCGGACGGGACGGCGGCGGCGAAGATGCCGCTGCAATTGAGCGCTGACCTCACGTGCACAAACCGCGACTGGCCCTCGCGGATGCGGATCGGCTCGCCCAATGGCGACCTCAAAAACGAAAACGATCAAGTGCCTTGCAGGATTACGCTGTTGAAACAGCCGACACCGACCTATAGCGCGTCCCGTGAGGCGGAAGCGCAGTGGCGCGTGATTGCGCTGACGACGGCCAACCTGACGCAGTTGACGCGTGAGGGGTGGCCGGACTTCGTGAAGCTCATGCGCCAGCTTGCGCCGAAAGACCGACGCGCCGAACACGTCGGTGCGATTTCGTTCGTCAAGCGGAGCGTTGTCGAACGATTGCTGGCGATCAAGCCTCATTCAGCCCTTGTGAGAGGCTTCGAAATCGTGATGGCAGCGGACGAGAACGCGTTCATTGAAAACAGCATGGGCGCACTGATCCTTCAGCTCGACCTCTACCTGTCGCGCTACGCGCCCGCCAACAGCTTTACGCAACTCGTCGTGCTGTCGAAGAACGACGGTTCCCTGATCGTGCGGTGCCCGATGCGGCCGGGCATCGCGCCGCTGTTGTAG
- a CDS encoding PAAR domain-containing protein, with protein sequence MINVIRIGDATDHGGNVETGSSSMKFDGRYVARKGDRVSCPQHPDVSPNIIEEGDESMKDNGIPIARHGHRATCGCHLISSLV encoded by the coding sequence GTGATTAATGTGATTAGAATTGGCGACGCCACTGATCACGGCGGCAACGTCGAAACGGGCTCGTCGTCGATGAAATTCGATGGCCGCTACGTCGCACGCAAAGGCGACCGCGTATCGTGTCCGCAGCATCCCGACGTGTCGCCGAACATCATCGAGGAAGGCGACGAATCGATGAAGGACAACGGCATTCCGATTGCGCGGCACGGCCATCGTGCTACATGCGGTTGTCACCTAATTTCGAGCCTCGTGTAA